The DNA region TCCCGGTGTCCGGCCTCGGCCAGCCGCAGCACGGCCAGATCGACGAACGGGCGGAAGGGCTCCATCAGGTCGTCCACCAGGCACAGCGGATTGCCGCGATTGGCGTGATGCAGGCCGATGGACGGGTGCAGCCCGGCCGCCGTGACCGCCCGCGCGGTGGCCGAGCGCAGGATCGCATAGCCGTAGTTCAACAGCGCGTTGGCGCCGTCGCCGTCCTGGTCGCGGCGGAATTCCCGCCCGAACAGCGCCGGCCAGTAGCGGCGGGCGGCCTGCGCCTCCAGATTGTCGGGATCGCCGGAGCGCACGCGGCGCGCCATCTCCACCAGGCCGCCGGCGGGCAGGCCGCGCGCCTCCAGGGCCGCGGCCTGCTGGCGGATCTTGGCCCGCACGAGCGCCTGCCAGAGCCGCTTGGCGAGCGGGGCCGGGGCGTCCACCTGGGCCCGCATGCGGCGGGACTGGACGTGATGGGCGTCCACCGGCCAGACGAAGGCGGCCGGCAGATGGTTGGGGCCGCACATCACCACCACGGCGCCGCGCTCCATCAGCGCCATCAGCAGGGCGTTGGAATAGGTGAGGCCATGGGCGTTGGCCATCACCACCGCGATGTCGTCCAGCGGCACGCGGCCAAGTTCACGCCCCTCCGCGGTCACCACCAGGAACCCGCGGGAGAGCGACAGGTGCCGGCCGTCCTCGGCGATCTCGACGATACGGCCGGTCATGAGATGTCCTCCGCCGGCTCCATCGCCGTCCGGCCGGCATCGCCCCCGATCCCCACACGGGCGCCCGGCGCGTGCACCCGGACCCGGCCGAGCGGATCCACCGTCACCCGCCGCGCGCCGCGGGCGCGGAGCTGGTCGCAGGAGATCTTCACGTGCTTCGACCGGTCGGTCTTCACCTGATGCGGCTCGACCACCACCACGCTGTTGGACGAGGGTTCCAGCTTGACCACCTGCATGACGCGCACCCGCCCCTTGTGCTCCAGCTTCAGGCAGTCGCCCTTGTGCAGGCGCATCAGGAAGCGCTCGCCGTCGCCGAGCCGGGGCGGGGCCGCGGCGCCGTCCGCGCCGCGGCCGCCATGCGCCTCGAACAGGGTGACCCAATGCCCGACCCAGCGGCGCCCGTCGGCGCGCAGCGCGACGTCGACATGGTGCACCTCGCCGGCCAGCAACAGCTTGTGGAAGGGTCCACCGGACCGGGGGCCGGACGGGTTCCCGCCATGCTCGACGCGGAT from Azospirillum sp. B510 includes:
- the cas1 gene encoding type II CRISPR-associated endonuclease Cas1, which translates into the protein MTGRIVEIAEDGRHLSLSRGFLVVTAEGRELGRVPLDDIAVVMANAHGLTYSNALLMALMERGAVVVMCGPNHLPAAFVWPVDAHHVQSRRMRAQVDAPAPLAKRLWQALVRAKIRQQAAALEARGLPAGGLVEMARRVRSGDPDNLEAQAARRYWPALFGREFRRDQDGDGANALLNYGYAILRSATARAVTAAGLHPSIGLHHANRGNPLCLVDDLMEPFRPFVDLAVLRLAEAGHREVTRETKRYLALVPSLDMLTAQGTTPIGTVLIRLAGSLAQVVEEGKGDLDLPALDRPWAPMPLEWPAAPPAGGETGC